TTTGCTTGTGATGCTTTATATTTATTGGCGAATTTTTTGAAAAATGGCGCTTTCTTTGATATACTCAAAGGTAACGAATGTAAATTTTCAATACATGAGGTGAATAATAGATGACAGATTGTATTTTTTGCAAAATAATTAAAGGAGAGATTCCATCATCAAAAGTATATGAAGATGATATAGTCTATGCTTTTTTAGATATTTCCCAAACAACACCAGGACATACTTTGGTTGTGCCTAAAGAACATGTAGATGATATTTTTGCGTATTCCGATGAGTTAGCAGCGAATGTTTTAGCACGCTTGCCAAAAATTGCTCGAGCTTTGGATGCGGCATTTCCAGAGATGGAAGGATTGAATATTTTAAATAATAATCGAGAAATGGCCTATCAAACAGTGTTCCATTCCCATTGGCATTTAATACCACGGTATAGTCAAGAAGATGGGTTTAAATTGACTTTTGCGACACATACAGGTGAAATGAGTGCGGAAGAATTAAAACAAATGTCAACTAATATTGCCAAACATATTGAATAAACTGGAGGGGTTCGATGTCTGGATTTAAATCAGGATTATTTTGGGGCGCGGTATTTGGTGGTTTGGCAGGATTAATGAATGCACCGCAAAAAGGTAGCCAAACACGTAAAGAGTTAAGTGAGTATTTGACACAAGTAAAAGAAGATGCAACGGATCTAAAGTTTAAAACGGATCATTTACAAGCGCTAATCGACCGAATTATTCATA
The genomic region above belongs to Aerococcaceae bacterium zg-1292 and contains:
- a CDS encoding YtxH domain-containing protein, which produces MSGFKSGLFWGAVFGGLAGLMNAPQKGSQTRKELSEYLTQVKEDATDLKFKTDHLQALIDRIIHTEVKQTMETVEDVSLMVRRFLESNQPRINRVQRKLIHLQENLEQNMNELRINEEK
- a CDS encoding HIT family protein, whose amino-acid sequence is MTDCIFCKIIKGEIPSSKVYEDDIVYAFLDISQTTPGHTLVVPKEHVDDIFAYSDELAANVLARLPKIARALDAAFPEMEGLNILNNNREMAYQTVFHSHWHLIPRYSQEDGFKLTFATHTGEMSAEELKQMSTNIAKHIE